A window from Halococcus salifodinae DSM 8989 encodes these proteins:
- a CDS encoding YihY/virulence factor BrkB family protein, with the protein MSTSARATSFGRAFVGEVQEKEITFIAASIAYYAFVSLIPLLLLLLVTVSVAVDQSTANEIVSGATSSLPASAQELVEGAVSNQDGAGGATAVSLVALLWSALKLFRGLDTAFSRVYGRESGGIAAQVKNGVITLAAVILGAIVAVGIGVAVSFWPVEATVAGVSAVAVVGTLATLLALVAVLLPLYYFLPGGDVTLREAVPGAALAAIGFTVLQIVFRVYAARASAFEAYGVLGGVLLLVTVLYFAGMVLLLGVVLNALLAGRIAGHEGSSGGGLAARLRSGGQA; encoded by the coding sequence GTGAGTACCAGCGCGCGCGCGACCTCCTTCGGCCGAGCGTTCGTCGGGGAGGTACAGGAAAAAGAGATCACGTTCATCGCGGCGAGCATCGCGTACTACGCGTTCGTCTCGTTGATTCCCCTGCTGTTGCTCCTGCTCGTCACGGTGTCGGTCGCCGTCGATCAGTCGACGGCGAACGAGATCGTGAGCGGGGCGACGAGCTCGCTGCCGGCGAGCGCGCAGGAGCTCGTGGAGGGAGCCGTCAGCAACCAGGACGGCGCGGGCGGGGCGACGGCCGTTAGCCTGGTTGCGCTGCTCTGGAGCGCGCTCAAACTGTTCCGCGGACTCGACACCGCGTTCTCGCGGGTGTACGGCCGCGAATCCGGCGGAATCGCCGCGCAGGTCAAAAACGGCGTCATCACGCTGGCCGCGGTGATCCTCGGGGCGATCGTCGCGGTCGGGATCGGCGTCGCGGTGTCGTTCTGGCCGGTCGAGGCCACCGTTGCCGGCGTCTCCGCGGTCGCGGTCGTCGGGACGCTCGCGACGCTGCTCGCGCTCGTGGCCGTCTTGTTGCCGCTCTACTATTTCCTTCCCGGTGGCGACGTGACGCTCCGCGAGGCGGTGCCTGGAGCGGCGCTTGCCGCCATCGGTTTCACCGTCCTCCAGATCGTGTTCCGAGTCTACGCTGCGCGGGCCAGTGCGTTCGAAGCCTACGGCGTTCTCGGCGGAGTGTTGTTGCTGGTGACGGTGCTGTATTTCGCCGGGATGGTGCTCCTGCTGGGGGTCGTGTTGAACGCCCTCCTCGCCGGGCGGATCGCGGGCCACGAAGGGTCGAGCGGCGGTGGGCTTGCAGCGCGGCTGCGGTCGGGAGGCCAGGCATGA
- the glnA gene encoding type I glutamate--ammonia ligase, with amino-acid sequence MTNETPVDGDLSTDARRVLERIDEHNVDFLRLQFTDILGTVKNVSVPASQAEKAFTEGIYFDGSSIEGFVRIQESDMRLTPDPSTFAILPWRDRDDGTASARLICDVMNTSTGEPFAGDPRGVLQRVLDRAEGMGYEVNAAPEPEFFLFEHDEEGGATTKTNDAGGYFDLAPKDLASDVRRDIIYGLEEMGFEIEASHHEVAQGQHEINFTYDDALTTADNVATFRSVVRAIAAQHDLHATFMPKPIARVNGSGMHTHLSLFDDGENVFHDGADEFDLSEIAKQFVAGILDHAPAVTAICNPTINSYKRLVPGYEAPVYVAWSDRNRSALVRKPAARTPAASRIELRSPDPSCNPYLALAVMIAAGIDGIERELDAPDPVRENIYEFDEQRRAEYGIDTLPTTLAESIDALEADEVVLDALGDHAAETFVAAKREEVTDYRVSVSEWEKDRYLETF; translated from the coding sequence ATGACAAACGAAACTCCGGTTGACGGCGATCTCTCGACCGACGCCCGCCGCGTTCTCGAACGCATCGACGAGCACAACGTCGACTTCCTCCGGCTCCAGTTTACCGACATCCTCGGCACGGTGAAAAACGTCTCCGTCCCCGCCTCTCAGGCCGAGAAGGCGTTCACCGAGGGCATCTACTTCGACGGCTCCTCGATCGAGGGGTTCGTCCGGATCCAGGAGTCCGACATGCGGCTCACGCCAGATCCCTCGACGTTCGCAATCCTGCCGTGGCGTGACCGCGACGACGGCACCGCGAGCGCACGCCTGATCTGCGACGTGATGAACACCTCGACGGGCGAACCGTTCGCCGGCGATCCACGTGGGGTGCTCCAGCGTGTGCTCGATCGCGCCGAAGGGATGGGCTACGAAGTCAACGCCGCGCCCGAACCCGAGTTCTTCCTGTTCGAACACGACGAGGAGGGCGGCGCGACCACGAAGACCAACGACGCCGGTGGCTACTTCGATCTCGCGCCGAAGGACCTCGCGAGCGACGTCCGCCGCGACATCATCTACGGGCTGGAGGAGATGGGCTTCGAGATCGAGGCCTCCCACCACGAGGTCGCCCAGGGCCAACACGAGATCAACTTCACCTACGACGACGCGCTCACGACCGCGGACAACGTCGCCACCTTTCGGTCGGTGGTCCGGGCGATCGCGGCCCAGCACGACCTCCACGCCACGTTCATGCCCAAACCCATCGCGCGCGTCAACGGGTCTGGGATGCACACTCACCTTTCGCTGTTCGACGACGGTGAGAACGTCTTCCACGACGGGGCCGACGAGTTCGATTTGAGCGAGATCGCCAAACAGTTCGTCGCGGGCATCCTCGATCACGCGCCCGCCGTCACCGCGATCTGCAACCCCACGATCAACAGCTATAAACGCCTGGTTCCGGGGTACGAGGCTCCCGTCTACGTTGCGTGGTCGGACCGCAATCGCTCGGCGCTGGTTCGCAAACCCGCCGCGCGCACGCCGGCGGCCTCCCGGATCGAGCTTCGCTCGCCCGATCCCTCCTGTAACCCGTATCTCGCACTCGCAGTGATGATCGCCGCCGGGATCGACGGGATCGAACGCGAACTCGACGCCCCCGATCCCGTTCGTGAGAACATCTACGAGTTCGACGAGCAGCGCCGCGCGGAGTACGGGATCGACACCCTGCCGACGACGCTGGCCGAGTCGATCGACGCGCTCGAAGCCGACGAGGTCGTGCTGGACGCGCTCGGCGACCACGCCGCCGAGACGTTCGTCGCGGCGAAGCGCGAGGAAGTCACCGACTACCGGGTGTCGGTCAGCGAGTGGGAGAAAGACCGCTACCTCGAAACGTTCTGA
- a CDS encoding tRNA (guanine(26)-N(2))-dimethyltransferase: MQVSEGGLSVRVPEQPDAGIGDDVFFNPDQELNRDLTVAVLRTARDREDRESYLDAHAATGVRGVRAANEDYDATLCDRDPDATELCRTNLDRNDLDGTVETRNANALMHEERFDVVDLDPFGTPIPFVDAAVQSTRHLLCVTATDTAPLCGAHKESGIRSYSAVPQNTEYHAEMGLRVLLGALVRTAARYDVAAIPVLSHATSHYVRTYLDFSRRASDANVALESLGHVHHCFSCLHRESETGLIARPPDECPACGGTVRTAGPLWLGQPHDREFIGDVHERITDELGTADRARDLLDTLDGELDSPTHYDQHRLCREWGRSARAMDEFLDRLRGAGFAASRTHYGGTTFKTDASVAEIETATDPDGDSD; this comes from the coding sequence ATGCAGGTTTCGGAGGGGGGCCTCTCCGTTCGCGTCCCCGAACAGCCCGACGCGGGGATCGGCGACGACGTCTTCTTCAATCCCGACCAGGAGTTGAATCGGGACCTCACCGTCGCCGTGCTCCGGACCGCCCGCGACCGCGAGGACCGCGAATCGTATCTCGACGCGCATGCCGCGACCGGCGTGCGGGGCGTGCGCGCGGCGAACGAGGACTACGACGCGACGCTGTGTGATCGGGATCCCGACGCGACCGAACTCTGCCGGACGAACCTCGATCGGAACGATCTCGACGGTACGGTCGAAACCCGGAACGCGAACGCCCTCATGCACGAGGAGCGCTTCGACGTGGTCGATCTCGACCCGTTCGGCACGCCGATCCCCTTCGTCGACGCCGCCGTCCAGAGTACGCGCCACCTCCTGTGTGTCACCGCGACCGACACCGCGCCGCTGTGTGGCGCACACAAGGAAAGCGGCATCCGGTCGTACAGCGCCGTCCCGCAGAACACCGAGTACCACGCCGAAATGGGGCTCCGCGTGCTGCTGGGAGCGCTCGTCAGAACTGCCGCGCGGTACGACGTCGCCGCCATTCCCGTCCTGAGTCACGCCACGAGTCACTACGTCCGGACGTATCTCGACTTCTCCCGGCGCGCGAGCGACGCGAACGTCGCGCTCGAATCGCTGGGGCACGTCCACCACTGCTTTTCGTGTCTCCACCGCGAATCCGAGACGGGTCTCATCGCTCGCCCGCCGGACGAATGCCCAGCCTGTGGCGGAACCGTCCGGACCGCAGGCCCGCTCTGGCTCGGTCAGCCCCACGACCGCGAGTTCATCGGGGACGTCCACGAACGGATCACCGACGAGCTGGGCACCGCCGACCGCGCCCGCGACCTCCTCGACACGCTCGATGGCGAACTCGATAGTCCGACTCACTACGACCAGCACCGGCTCTGCCGGGAGTGGGGCCGCTCGGCGCGTGCGATGGACGAGTTCCTCGATCGACTCCGCGGTGCGGGCTTTGCGGCCTCGCGCACCCACTACGGCGGGACGACGTTCAAGACCGACGCGAGCGTGGCGGAGATCGAGACCGCGACCGATCCGGACGGCGACTCGGACTGA
- a CDS encoding twitching motility protein PilT, translated as MDANGLMMPVESNVRVFEELDRVLGPHDRLVPRAVLDELDGLAGGRGAAGVAASVGADLARDRCRTIDHEAADADDACVELAEGRACDLVLTNDRPLRDRILDIGVPVVGLRGTDTLAITEP; from the coding sequence ATGGACGCGAACGGGCTGATGATGCCGGTCGAATCCAACGTGCGAGTGTTCGAGGAGCTCGATCGCGTGCTCGGCCCCCACGACCGGCTCGTGCCGCGCGCGGTCCTCGACGAACTCGACGGGCTCGCGGGCGGGCGCGGTGCGGCGGGGGTCGCGGCGAGCGTCGGGGCCGATCTCGCGCGCGATCGCTGCCGGACGATCGATCACGAGGCCGCGGATGCGGACGATGCGTGTGTGGAACTCGCGGAAGGACGAGCCTGCGATCTGGTGTTGACGAACGACCGCCCGCTGCGCGACCGAATACTCGACATCGGCGTGCCGGTCGTCGGGCTGCGGGGGACGGATACGCTTGCGATCACGGAGCCTTGA
- a CDS encoding translation initiation factor IF-2 subunit gamma: protein MTRNDRHPEVNIGLVGHVDHGKTTLVEALSGSWTDQHSEEMKRGISIRLGYADATFRRCPDVDAPECYTVDETCPDGSESEPLRTVSFVDAPGHETLMATMLSGASLMDGAVLVVSATETVPQAQTEEHLMALDSIGIENVVIAQNKIDLVDSDRARQNYEEIASFVEGTVAEDAPVVPISAGQEANLDLLIEAIEEEIPTPERDPGADPRLHVARSFDINKPGTRANELLGGVLGGSLVAGELDVDDEIELRPGREVEHGGEAEWQPITTDVRSLQAGGESADTVTPGGLLGVGTGLDPSLTKSDGLAGQIAGPPGSLPPTRERFTMDVELLDRIVGEGDAIEPISTGEPLMLTVGTATTVGSVTSARDDECEVQLKRPVCAANGTQIAINRRVGTRWRLIGIGTLRG from the coding sequence ATGACACGGAACGACCGACACCCGGAGGTGAACATCGGCCTGGTGGGCCACGTCGACCACGGCAAGACGACGCTGGTCGAGGCGCTGAGTGGCTCGTGGACCGACCAGCACTCCGAGGAGATGAAGCGCGGGATCTCGATTCGGCTCGGCTACGCCGACGCCACCTTCCGGCGGTGTCCGGACGTGGACGCCCCCGAGTGTTACACCGTCGACGAGACCTGTCCCGACGGCTCCGAAAGCGAACCTCTTCGTACTGTTTCGTTCGTCGACGCGCCAGGCCACGAGACGCTGATGGCGACCATGCTCTCGGGCGCGTCGCTGATGGACGGTGCGGTGCTCGTGGTGAGCGCGACCGAGACCGTGCCCCAAGCACAGACCGAGGAGCACCTGATGGCGCTCGACTCGATCGGGATCGAGAACGTCGTGATCGCCCAGAACAAGATCGATCTCGTCGATAGTGACCGCGCGCGCCAGAACTACGAGGAGATCGCATCGTTCGTCGAGGGAACGGTCGCGGAGGACGCGCCGGTCGTTCCGATCAGCGCGGGCCAGGAAGCCAACCTCGATCTCCTGATCGAGGCGATCGAAGAGGAAATTCCCACACCGGAACGCGATCCTGGGGCCGACCCCCGGCTGCACGTCGCCCGGAGCTTCGACATCAACAAGCCAGGCACGCGCGCCAACGAGCTGCTCGGGGGCGTGCTCGGCGGCAGCCTCGTTGCGGGCGAACTCGACGTGGACGACGAGATCGAGCTCCGGCCGGGCCGCGAGGTCGAACACGGCGGCGAGGCCGAGTGGCAGCCGATCACCACCGACGTCCGCTCGCTCCAGGCCGGCGGCGAGTCCGCCGACACCGTGACGCCTGGCGGGCTGCTCGGCGTCGGGACGGGGCTCGATCCGAGCCTCACCAAGAGCGACGGGCTCGCGGGCCAGATCGCCGGGCCGCCGGGGTCGCTCCCGCCGACTCGCGAGAGGTTCACGATGGACGTCGAACTCCTCGACCGGATCGTCGGCGAGGGCGACGCAATCGAGCCGATCTCGACGGGCGAACCGTTGATGCTCACGGTGGGGACGGCGACGACTGTGGGGTCGGTGACGAGCGCGCGCGACGACGAGTGTGAGGTCCAGCTGAAGCGGCCGGTGTGTGCGGCCAACGGGACTCAGATCGCGATCAACCGCCGGGTCGGCACGCGGTGGCGGCTGATCGGCATCGGCACGCTTAGGGGATGA
- a CDS encoding DUF5787 family protein, protein MREFAFELALCAHLEAGFDGIVSRQLGASTGGNRVIDVACIEPGPGFDDRARITPETIPDAAIESRVGAGEARYWKDCFDCHPDHARSVTDRAIEIGFFESERRGGREYVRQVARYPEDWFGRIVGIENKPDLGTPGDLENQLRTDASLGLFDTAILATASHVTGAHLNRIPEEIGVWRFDPETETREVVREPTPLAPAEPGIEPLDRGATKTDVRVVSVAEKACTRRRLAERAYGKGWRTYEFPSCEKIEPRAYAGTNELPFCRWKGRFVHPAAECGISCPGHDPDDPPDVDLESERDRRSPWVREPDGQRRRQAGLDRFG, encoded by the coding sequence GTGCGCGAGTTCGCGTTCGAGCTGGCGCTGTGTGCCCACCTCGAAGCCGGGTTCGACGGGATCGTGAGCCGTCAGCTCGGCGCGAGCACGGGTGGAAACCGGGTGATCGACGTCGCCTGCATCGAGCCGGGCCCCGGCTTCGACGATCGCGCTCGGATCACGCCCGAAACCATCCCCGACGCCGCGATCGAGAGTCGCGTCGGCGCTGGCGAGGCACGCTACTGGAAGGACTGCTTCGACTGCCATCCCGACCACGCGCGGAGCGTGACCGATCGTGCGATCGAGATCGGCTTCTTCGAGTCCGAGCGCCGTGGCGGCCGGGAGTACGTCCGCCAGGTCGCGCGCTACCCCGAGGACTGGTTCGGGCGGATCGTCGGGATCGAGAACAAGCCCGATCTGGGTACGCCGGGCGACCTCGAAAACCAGCTCCGGACCGACGCGAGCCTCGGGCTGTTCGATACGGCGATCCTCGCGACCGCCTCTCACGTCACCGGCGCGCACCTGAATCGCATCCCCGAGGAGATCGGCGTCTGGCGGTTCGATCCCGAAACCGAAACCCGAGAGGTCGTCCGCGAGCCGACGCCGCTCGCGCCCGCGGAACCGGGAATCGAACCCCTCGACCGCGGCGCGACGAAGACCGACGTTCGCGTGGTGTCCGTGGCTGAAAAGGCTTGTACCCGCCGTCGGCTCGCCGAGCGCGCCTACGGGAAGGGCTGGCGAACCTACGAGTTCCCGTCGTGCGAAAAGATCGAACCTCGCGCGTACGCGGGCACGAACGAACTGCCGTTCTGCCGCTGGAAGGGTCGATTCGTCCACCCGGCGGCCGAGTGTGGGATCTCCTGTCCGGGCCACGATCCCGACGACCCGCCGGACGTGGACCTCGAAAGCGAACGCGACCGCCGATCGCCGTGGGTCCGCGAGCCCGACGGGCAGCGCCGTCGCCAGGCGGGACTCGATCGGTTCGGCTGA
- the thsA gene encoding thermosome subunit alpha: MGNQPLIVLSDDSQRTSGKDAQSMNITAGQAVAEAVRTTLGPKGMDKMLVSDAGDVVVTNDGVTILKEMDIEHPAANMIVEVAETQEDEVGDGTTTAVVEAGELLEEAEELLDQDIHATTLAQGYREAAEEAKSILEDVAIDVDAEDTETLQQIAATAMTGKGAESARDLLAEIVVDAVTAVSDDEGVDTDNVKVEKAVGGSVDESELVEGVIIDKERVHDNMPYFKEDADVALLDSAIEVKETEIDAEVNVTDPDQLQQFLDQEEEQLQEMVDQLTEVGADVVFCQNGIDDMAQHYLAENGILAVRRAKSSDMSRLARATGGRIVSNLDDITADDLGYAGSVAERDIAGDQRIFVEEVEDAKAVTLILRGGTEHVVDEVERAIDDSLGVVRTTLEDGKVLPGGGAPETELSLGLRDHADSVGGREQLAVEAFADAIDVIPRTLAENAGLDPIDSLVDLRSKHDGGETTTGLDAYTGEVVDMEEEGVVEPLRVKTQAIESATEAAVMILRIDDVIAAGDLKGGQTGGDDDGGPPAGGPGGGMGGMGGMGGMGGMGGMGGMM, from the coding sequence ATGGGCAACCAGCCCCTTATCGTGCTCTCGGACGACTCACAGCGAACGTCCGGGAAGGACGCACAGTCGATGAACATCACGGCGGGCCAGGCGGTCGCCGAGGCCGTCCGCACCACACTCGGCCCGAAAGGAATGGACAAGATGCTCGTCTCCGATGCGGGCGACGTCGTGGTCACGAACGACGGCGTGACCATCCTGAAGGAGATGGACATCGAGCACCCGGCGGCGAACATGATCGTCGAGGTCGCAGAAACTCAGGAGGACGAGGTCGGCGACGGCACCACGACCGCAGTCGTCGAGGCCGGTGAACTCCTCGAAGAGGCCGAGGAGCTCCTCGATCAGGATATCCACGCCACCACGCTCGCGCAGGGCTACCGAGAGGCCGCCGAGGAAGCCAAATCGATCCTCGAAGACGTCGCGATCGACGTCGACGCCGAGGACACCGAGACGCTCCAGCAGATCGCCGCGACCGCGATGACGGGCAAGGGCGCGGAGAGTGCCCGCGACCTGCTCGCGGAGATCGTCGTCGACGCCGTGACCGCGGTCAGCGACGACGAGGGTGTCGACACCGACAACGTGAAAGTCGAGAAGGCGGTCGGCGGAAGCGTCGACGAGTCCGAGCTGGTCGAGGGCGTCATCATCGACAAGGAGCGCGTCCACGACAACATGCCGTACTTCAAGGAGGACGCCGACGTCGCGCTTCTCGATAGCGCGATCGAGGTCAAGGAGACCGAGATCGACGCCGAGGTCAACGTCACCGACCCCGACCAGCTCCAGCAGTTCCTCGATCAGGAAGAGGAACAGCTCCAGGAGATGGTCGACCAGCTCACCGAGGTCGGCGCTGACGTCGTGTTCTGTCAGAACGGCATCGACGACATGGCCCAGCACTACCTCGCCGAGAACGGTATCTTGGCTGTGCGACGGGCCAAATCCAGCGACATGAGCCGGCTCGCCCGCGCGACGGGCGGTCGCATCGTCTCGAACCTCGACGACATCACCGCGGACGATCTCGGCTACGCCGGAAGCGTCGCCGAACGCGACATCGCGGGCGACCAGCGCATCTTCGTCGAGGAAGTCGAGGACGCCAAAGCGGTCACGCTCATCCTCCGCGGCGGCACCGAGCACGTCGTCGACGAGGTCGAGCGCGCCATCGACGACTCGCTGGGCGTCGTCCGGACGACCCTCGAAGACGGCAAGGTGCTGCCCGGCGGCGGCGCACCCGAGACCGAGCTCTCGCTCGGCCTGCGCGACCACGCCGACAGCGTGGGCGGCCGCGAGCAGCTCGCCGTCGAGGCCTTTGCGGACGCGATCGACGTCATCCCGCGCACGCTCGCGGAGAACGCCGGCCTCGACCCGATCGACTCGCTGGTGGATCTCCGTTCGAAACACGACGGCGGCGAGACCACTACCGGCCTCGACGCCTACACCGGTGAGGTCGTCGACATGGAGGAAGAAGGCGTCGTCGAGCCCCTCCGCGTCAAGACCCAGGCGATCGAGTCCGCCACCGAGGCGGCCGTGATGATCCTCCGAATCGACGACGTGATCGCCGCGGGCGATCTCAAGGGCGGCCAGACCGGCGGCGACGACGACGGCGGCCCGCCCGCTGGCGGCCCCGGCGGCGGCATGGGCGGTATGGGTGGCATGGGCGGCATGGGCGGTATGGGTGGCATGGGCGGCATGATGTAA
- a CDS encoding sulfite exporter TauE/SafE family protein → MIDPALPFGVAAALVGIAFVSGIGITTIGPGGIFVTIALYALTPVGSDVIAGTVQVAFIATGLLGTVAYVRSGELSGENLRLTGLLCGGSVGGALFGAWLNGFVSRDLFGLLLGALAGTAGLLIIYREHRDLGTMRSIDPETARGSIGYAVLGFALGTFSGLLGVGGPVIAVPALVVLGVPMLFAVAVAQAQAVVIATFAALGYLVQGAVSFGLVALIGVPLLAGVAVGWRVAHRVDPARLKVALGGVLLVVAPYLAL, encoded by the coding sequence ATGATCGACCCCGCGCTGCCGTTCGGGGTGGCGGCCGCGCTGGTCGGGATCGCCTTCGTCTCCGGCATCGGAATCACCACGATCGGTCCCGGCGGCATCTTCGTCACCATCGCGCTGTACGCGCTCACGCCGGTGGGTTCGGACGTCATCGCCGGCACCGTACAAGTGGCGTTCATCGCCACCGGGCTGCTCGGTACGGTCGCGTACGTCCGCTCGGGCGAGCTGTCCGGCGAGAACCTGCGGCTGACCGGGTTGCTCTGCGGCGGGAGCGTCGGCGGTGCGCTGTTCGGTGCGTGGCTGAACGGGTTCGTCTCGCGCGACCTGTTCGGCCTGCTGCTCGGCGCGCTCGCCGGCACGGCAGGGCTGCTCATCATCTACCGCGAGCACCGGGATCTCGGCACGATGCGATCGATCGATCCCGAGACAGCGCGGGGGTCGATCGGCTACGCCGTGCTCGGGTTCGCCCTCGGCACGTTCAGCGGCCTGCTCGGCGTCGGCGGACCGGTCATCGCGGTGCCGGCGCTCGTCGTGCTCGGCGTCCCGATGCTGTTCGCGGTCGCGGTCGCGCAGGCCCAGGCCGTGGTCATCGCCACCTTCGCCGCGCTCGGCTATCTCGTCCAGGGCGCGGTGTCGTTCGGACTCGTCGCGCTCATCGGCGTCCCGCTGCTCGCCGGCGTCGCCGTCGGGTGGCGCGTCGCACACCGGGTCGATCCCGCCCGGCTGAAGGTGGCGCTCGGCGGCGTACTCCTCGTCGTCGCGCCGTATCTCGCGCTGTGA
- a CDS encoding YihY/virulence factor BrkB family protein — protein sequence MEPVARTVVAVAREEQITLLAASLAYYLFLALVPLVLFAVIALSLFGNGLLSQASTAASGTVLPSGTSVPRQLLTQTSGRVRAAALGAVILAWSGLRMFGALDGAFAAVYDERGTVSLTGKVRDATLVLVTVTAAAAALAGISLAFAVVVENGSVLRLLSPLLLFATLTVAFLPMFYVLPEVDGVSIREILPGTLFAALAWTVSGVVVRLYATASSSVALYGAVGGLLLVLTWLYIGGLALLVGAALNASLAGRIDPDTEWLPA from the coding sequence ATGGAGCCGGTGGCGCGGACGGTCGTCGCGGTGGCCCGCGAGGAGCAGATCACGCTGCTGGCGGCGAGCCTCGCGTACTACCTGTTCCTCGCCCTGGTCCCGCTCGTGCTCTTCGCCGTGATCGCGCTCTCGCTGTTCGGCAACGGTCTCCTCTCCCAAGCGAGTACGGCGGCATCGGGGACGGTACTTCCGAGCGGGACGTCGGTACCGCGACAGCTCCTGACCCAGACCAGCGGCCGGGTCCGGGCTGCGGCGCTCGGAGCCGTCATCCTCGCGTGGAGCGGGCTTCGGATGTTCGGTGCGCTCGACGGGGCGTTCGCGGCAGTCTACGACGAGCGCGGGACGGTTTCGCTCACGGGGAAGGTGAGAGACGCGACGCTCGTGCTCGTGACGGTGACGGCCGCGGCCGCAGCGCTTGCCGGGATCAGCCTCGCGTTCGCAGTCGTCGTCGAGAACGGCTCCGTGCTCCGACTGCTGAGTCCGCTTCTCCTGTTCGCCACCCTGACCGTCGCCTTCCTCCCGATGTTCTACGTCCTCCCCGAGGTCGACGGCGTCTCGATCCGCGAGATCCTTCCCGGAACCCTGTTCGCCGCGCTCGCGTGGACGGTATCGGGCGTGGTGGTTCGGCTGTACGCCACCGCGTCGAGCAGCGTCGCTCTCTACGGTGCCGTCGGCGGTCTGTTGCTCGTACTTACCTGGCTGTACATCGGCGGTCTCGCGCTGCTGGTGGGGGCGGCGCTCAACGCGAGCCTCGCCGGACGGATCGATCCCGATACCGAGTGGCTGCCGGCGTGA
- a CDS encoding haloacid dehalogenase type II, translating into MAFDPDRVSTITFDSYSTIVDVDAVEAALAAHVDDPEPVSRLWRARSLEYTFVANQTDAYQPFYAMNRDALEHSLAAHGVDLTEEEREAILETYHDLDVFDDVRDGIERLREGGYDCYVVSNGNPAMLDSMVEGAEIGDLLEDTISADEIRTFKPDSEIYRHAAGRTGTPIDEIAHVSAGWFDVQGAMHAGMQGVWVDRKGSPWDSFDGDPDCTIETFHDLADELGV; encoded by the coding sequence ATGGCCTTCGATCCAGACCGAGTCTCGACCATCACCTTCGACTCGTACAGCACCATCGTCGACGTCGACGCGGTGGAGGCCGCCCTCGCCGCCCACGTCGACGATCCCGAACCTGTCTCGCGACTCTGGCGCGCGCGCTCGCTCGAATACACGTTCGTCGCCAACCAGACCGACGCCTACCAGCCGTTTTACGCCATGAACCGCGACGCCCTCGAACATTCCCTCGCCGCCCACGGCGTCGATCTCACTGAGGAGGAACGCGAGGCGATCCTCGAAACCTACCACGACCTCGATGTGTTCGATGACGTGCGCGACGGGATCGAACGCCTCAGAGAGGGTGGCTACGACTGCTACGTGGTTTCGAACGGCAACCCCGCAATGCTCGACTCGATGGTCGAGGGGGCCGAGATCGGCGACCTCCTTGAAGACACCATCAGCGCCGACGAGATCCGGACGTTCAAACCCGATTCCGAAATCTACCGCCACGCCGCCGGGAGAACCGGGACGCCGATCGACGAGATCGCCCACGTCTCGGCCGGCTGGTTCGACGTTCAGGGCGCGATGCACGCCGGGATGCAGGGTGTCTGGGTCGATCGGAAGGGATCGCCATGGGACTCCTTCGACGGCGACCCGGACTGCACGATCGAGACGTTCCACGATCTCGCCGACGAACTCGGAGTTTGA
- the lrp gene encoding HTH-type transcriptional regulator Lrp, whose product MTYENLDTELVNALLGDGRASLRSLADDLDVSVTTVSNHLADLEDEGVIRGYSPTVDYNALGYDVTAVIQLKVDGSALPDITDRLREHDQMISVYEVTGDHDVVAIGKFEDTDDMNDAIKTLLADADIRESNTNVVLNSVSEHEQFELDVEG is encoded by the coding sequence ATGACGTACGAAAACCTCGATACGGAACTCGTGAACGCGCTGTTGGGCGACGGTCGTGCCAGCCTTCGGAGTCTCGCCGACGATCTCGACGTCTCGGTGACGACGGTGTCGAACCACCTCGCTGATCTCGAAGACGAGGGCGTCATCCGAGGATACTCGCCGACGGTTGATTACAACGCGCTCGGCTACGACGTCACTGCCGTGATCCAGCTCAAGGTCGACGGCAGCGCGCTGCCCGACATCACCGACCGCCTCCGCGAGCACGACCAGATGATCTCGGTGTACGAGGTCACCGGCGATCACGACGTCGTCGCGATCGGGAAGTTCGAGGACACCGACGACATGAACGACGCGATCAAGACGCTGCTCGCCGACGCCGACATCCGTGAGTCGAACACCAACGTCGTGCTCAATTCGGTGAGCGAGCACGAGCAGTTCGAACTCGACGTCGAGGGTTAG